The Coccidioides posadasii str. Silveira chromosome 3, complete sequence genome contains a region encoding:
- a CDS encoding uncharacterized protein (EggNog:ENOG410PYBS~COG:S~BUSCO:14480at33183), with protein MTSPIAFKGGCACSKVRYTSTVFPEWIGHCLCTTCRKCAGAPYQTFAGFPRSAITWTTEPPKYFRASDFAKRGFCDQCGSSLTFEVDSTPDKISLSPGSFDDWDVQGGKDAFVKPEGYIFAAEKAVWYELPNDGLPRHEKLPPAEPEKDKEAAESK; from the coding sequence ATGACAAGCCCCATCGCCTTCAAAGGCGGCTGTGCCTGCTCCAAAGTTCGCTACACCAGCACCGTCTTCCCCGAATGGATAGGCCACTGCCTCTGCACAACCTGCCGCAAATGCGCCGGTGCTCCCTATCAAACCTTCGCTGGTTTCCCCCGCAGCGCCATAACTTGGACTACCGAACCACCCAAATACTTCCGGGCAAGCGACTTTGCCAAACGCGGGTTCTGTGACCAGTGCGGTTCGAGTCTGACCTTCGAGGTTGACTCTACCCCGGACAAAATCTCGCTTTCACCAGGCAGTTTTGACGATTGGGACGTGCAAGGCGGGAAAGACGCCTTTGTGAAGCCGGAGGGTTATATCTTTGCGGCAGAGAAGGCCGTGTGGTATGAGTTACCGAATGATGGGTTGCCGAGACATGAAAAGCTACCCCCTGCGGAGCCTGAGAAAGATAAGGAGGCTGCAGAAAGCAAATGA
- the MEF2 gene encoding Ribosome-releasing factor 2, mitochondrial (EggNog:ENOG410PGST~COG:J~BUSCO:1696at33183) — MFVASHYPIRWVCSRCHRGLAGRLRTSLRPLRLPVRGYSTSPDPNAIEDLNLTRNIGIIAHIDAGKTTTTERMLYYSGFTRRLGDVDDGSTVTDFLPAERARGITIQSAAITFHWPPVDQSTASSEDAKAKGLPRSVLPHTINLIDTPGHADFTFEVLRSLRILDGAVCILDGVAGVEAQTEQVWHQASTYSIPRIAYVNKLDREGAAFGRTVKEIGSRLGAWPAVCQIPWFEGGDGKFRGVGDIISLQGLYWEAGGDGKQIIASGLKDLEQQDGQFAQEMKNARIALVELLSEHDDTMVECFLEHDEDHLAVKPIEIWESLRRCLLRDGNRVIPTFAGASFRNIGVQPLLDAVVNLLPSPTERPDPEVSIGSVKTGLQNLLAGKVSLESTNNPTKHKHKKKHASLHSDTTTALQKLECCALAFKVVSDARKGVLVYARVYSGTLNRNALLFNTNLDVSERAPRIFKMYANEAVEVQSIPAGHIGVIAGLKFARTGDTLLSFTGNKQSAPELLNTLQLRPIDVPPPVFFTSVEPYSLSEEKNMQDSLALLLREDPSLHVSVDEDSGQTLLSGMGELHLEIASDRLVKDFKAKVSTGHIEIGYRECISEASSSTTRIFDKEIAGRKGKAGCAAVVQPLYEGQENERTEDPSILFSKEKDGNRITIKAPGLISTEKTKLPGDLLPHHLSLPVIQSSIYNGCLAGLTRGPKYSFPVHSVDVTLTFDITEHLFGSDTTPSALSAAARLATQSALKEVSSNASLMEPVMNVSISVQESSLGAVVHDISSSRGGHIVSLDDDTSSSAEATLDLPPIDVSKIYAPRDPFGSSSPDDRLSNATANQSRMITAKVPLKEMVGYLKHLRSLTGGRGTFVMSVDRFEKMNNQREKAVLTEMRGL; from the coding sequence ATGTTCGTTGCTTCTCACTATCCCATCAGATGGGTGTGCTCAAGGTGCCACCGAGGCCTAGCCGGTCGATTGAGGACGTCATTGAGGCCCTTGAGGCTTCCAGTCCGCGGATATTCAACGTCTCCTGATCCAAATGCAATTGAGGATCTGAATCTTACTCGAAATATCGGGATCATCGCCCACATCGATGCGGGAAAGACGACCACAACAGAGCGTATGCTCTACTACAGCGGATTCACTAGAAGGCTCGGCGACGTTGACGATGGATCAACTGTAACGGATTTCCTCCCTGCTGAAAGAGCCCGGGGAATAACTATACAGTCCGCCGCAATTACTTTTCATTGGCCTCCAGTTGACCAGAGCACAGCAAGCTCCGAAGATGCGAAGGCAAAAGGACTTCCAAGGTCCGTTCTACCGCACACTATCAACCTCATAGATACTCCCGGACATGCCGACTTCACATTTGAAGTTTTACGGTCCTTGCGTATCCTGGACGGAGCCGTATGCATTTTGGACGGTGTTGCTGGGGTTGAAGCCCAAACAGAACAAGTATGGCATCAGGCCTCTACGTACAGTATACCCCGTATCGCCTATGTTAACAAACTCGATCGTGAAGGTGCTGCATTCGGTAGAACCGTGAAAGAGATCGGATCAAGGCTTGGTGCATGGCCGGCTGTATGCCAAATCCCATGGTTTGAAGGCGGCGACGGCAAATTCAGAGGTGTTGGTGATATCATTTCACTACAAGGTCTGTACTGGGAAGCTGGCGGAGATGGCAAGCAAATCATTGCATCAGGCTTGAAGGATTTAGAGCAACAAGATGGCCAGTTCGCCCAGGAGATGAAGAATGCACGAATTGCCCTCGTCGAACTCTTGAGTGAGCACGATGATACCATGGTGGAATGTTTCCTAGAGCACGATGAAGACCATCTAGCAGTTAAACCAATTGAGATCTGGGAGAGTCTGCGACGCTGCCTGTTACGAGACGGTAACAGGGTCATTCCGACCTTTGCGGGCGCGAGCTTCAGAAACATTGGCGTGCAGCCACTCCTTGACGCCGTCGTTAACTTGCTTCCAAGTCCGACTGAGCGGCCTGATCCAGAAGTTAGCATTGGATCAGTCAAAACCGGCTTGCAGAATCTTCTTGCAGGGAAGGTTTCTCTGGAAAGCACAAATAATCCAACGAAACATAAGCATAAAAAGAAACACGCATCGCTGCACTCGGACACTACTACTGCCCTTCAGAAATTAGAATGTTGTGCTCTCGCCTTTAAGGTGGTGAGCGATGCAAGGAAAGGCGTTCTGGTATACGCCCGTGTCTACTCCGGGACCCTCAACCGAAACGCACTATTATTCAACACAAACCTTGACGTTTCGGAGAGAGCGCCTCGAATTTTTAAGATGTATGCGAACGAGGCTGTTGAGGTGCAGTCCATTCCAGCTGGACATATCGGCGTTATTGCCGGGTTGAAGTTTGCCAGGACTGGCGATACATTGCTATCCTTCACCGGAAACAAGCAAAGTGCACCGGAACTATTGAACACGTTGCAACTTCGCCCTATCGATGTTCCTCCCCCTGTGTTCTTTACCAGCGTTGAGCCATATAGTCTTAGCGAggaaaagaatatgcaaGACTCTCTGGCATTGTTGCTCCGTGAAGACCCTAGCCTTCACGTCTCTGTTGATGAAGATTCGGGCCAGACTCTGCTGAGTGGCATGGGCGAACTTCATCTAGAGATAGCCAGCGATCGACTTGTTAAAGATTTCAAAGCAAAGGTGTCCACCGGACACATTGAGATCGGATATCGAGAGTGTATCTCGGAGGCTTCATCTTCAACAACACGGATCTTTGATAAAGAAATCGCAGGCCGGAAAGGTAAAGCAGGATGTGCAGCTGTTGTGCAACCCCTTTATGAAGGACAGGAAAACGAACGTACGGAAGATCCGAGCATCCTCTTCtcgaaagaaaaagatggCAACCGAATCACAATCAAAGCTCCGGGTCTTATTTCGACGGAGAAGACGAAGCTACCCGGGGACCTTCTTCCGCATCACCTGTCTCTGCCAGTGATTCAGAGTTCTATATATAATGGTTGTCTCGCTGGACTTACACGCGGGCCAAAGTATTCTTTCCCAGTACACAGCGTGGATGTCACCCTGACCTTCGACATAACAGAGCATCTCTTCGGCAGCGATACCACACCGTCCGCGCTTTCAGCCGCAGCTCGTCTCGCAACCCAATCCGCACTCAAAGAAGTCTCGTCAAATGCATCTCTCATGGAGCCTGTCATGAACGTCTCAATCAGCGTCCAGGAATCAAGCCTCGGTGCGGTGGTACACGACATTTCTTCCTCGCGGGGTGGTCATATCGTTTCCCTAGATGATGATACGTCTTCATCAGCAGAAGCTACACTCGACCTGCCTCCGATCGATGTATCTAAGATATACGCCCCACGCGACCCATTCGGGTCATCATCACCAGATGATAGATTGTCCAATGCAACGGCCAACCAGTCACGTATGATAACGGCCAAGGTCCCCCTGAAGGAGATGGTTGGGTACTTGAAGCATCTGCGTAGTTTGACGGGTGGCAGGGGAACCTTTGTGATGAGTGTTGACCGATTCGAGAAGATGAATAACCAGAGGGAGAAGGCTGTTTTAACGGAAATGAGAGGGTTGTAA
- the VPS17 gene encoding Vacuolar protein sorting-associated protein 17 (EggNog:ENOG410PGQ6~COG:U~BUSCO:4853at33183) — translation MDYSSISNDPDHPAGTSPWGSSSPRVDRTIPPAADFPPSPLPPPQHDSPYTDASEHMQPPTTGATNSSGLSDRLQNSQTDGTNYDEGHAEQAHPHQPHSQTPGRAHAPARYQTGARQQSRQNASQYKLQAKITGLERVGKKDPILRFDVHTNIPRFRTTQFRDVRRTHSEFIKLADHLISSNPEAIVPAVPPPLTPAGAGTDEDEMRVKASMQRWLNYVCSNDVLMHDEEVVLFVESDAGYSPMIRMKQPATGVRRKYLKQFAPPPDDTPELLDARPIVKRFYLGTMETAQKVDRIVKARRGLALAESDLGVKLGQMHVQETHPGLANAYRKLGKIIQTVGDYHAAQGTAEATTLSDPLNYHSSDAFIVKETLTNRHILLRELIQAQQASRSKRAAADRLKASSSVRADKVDEAITALDEAIQHEEYLTKKTQRVTNNLLQEKRRWFNRTADDLLLSIKEYTLRQIEFERRTLSTLESVRADVRAIDSSGGLSRLGRESHPAARRASLASSQGPKGDAWSGVPRRGDSLNRSITGSLIAPLPEEDAEVNGSGSRTGIVRSRSGTIEDDEDRVDAKNAASRLATSTF, via the exons ATGGATTATTCATCTATATCCAACGATCCAGATCATCCCGCTGGCACATCACCATGGGGTTCTTCGTCTCCGCGAGTTGATAGGACCATCCCTCCTGCGGCTGACTTTCCGCCGTCCCCTTTGCCGCCCCCGCAGCACGACTCTCCTTACACAGACGCATCGGAGCATATGCAGCCTCCAACAACGGGGGCCACAAACTCCTCTGGCTTGTCAGATCGCCTTCAGAATTCTCAGACAGACGGTACCAATTATGACGAGGGCCACGCCGAACAGGCCCACCCACACCAGCCTCACTCCCAAACGCCCGGCCGCGCTCACGCGCCCGCAAGATACCAAACCGGAGCCAGACAGCAATCGCGACAGAATGCTTCTCAATACAAGCTGCAAGCGAAGATCACTGGTCTGGAAAGAGTTGGGAAGAAAGATCCAATCCTACGCTTTGATGTGCAC ACCAATATACCCAGGTTCAGAACCACTCAATTCCGCGATGTACGACGTACCCATTCCGAGTTCATTAAATTGGCCGACCACCTAATATCATCCAACCCCGAGGCGATTGTCCCTGCTGTTCCTCCGCCGCTCACACCGGCTGGTGCCGGAACGGATGAAGATGAGATGCGCGTGAAAGCTTCGATGCAGAGGTGGCTCAATTATGTCTGTAGCAACGATGTACTTATGCATGATGAAGAGGTTGTCCTCTTTGTGGAAAGCGATGCGGGCTACAGTCCCATGATTAGAATGAAACAACCTGCTACGGGTGTTCGAAGGAAATATTTGAAGCAGTTTGCTCCGCCGCCAGACGATACTCCAGAGCTTTTAGATGCGCGACCCATCGTTAAACGATTTTACCTTGGAACCATGGAAACAGCCCAGAAAGTTGATCGCATTGTAAAAGCTAGGAGAG GGCTTGCGCTCGCCGAATCCGACTTAGGTGTCAAGTTGGGACAAATGCATGTGCAGGAGACTCATCCTGGATTGGCAAACGCTTACCGGAAGCTTGGCAAGATTATTCAAACTGTCGGCGATTATCACGCAGCACAAGGAACAGCCGAAGCCACGACACTTAGTGATCCTTTGAATTACCACTCTTCAGATGCTTTCATAGTCAAGGAAACTCTGACAAACCGCCATATTCTTTTGCGTGAATTGATCCAAGCGCAGCAAGCATCAAGAAGCAAACGTGCTGCCGCTGACCGACTGAAGGCTAGCTCATCCGTTCGAGCTGACAAGGTTGATGAGGCTATCACCGCCTTGGATGAAGCTATCCAACACGAGGAATACCTGACGAAAAAGACCCAACGAGTCACCAACAATCTGCTCCAAGAAAAGCGCCGCTGGTTCAACCGTACGGCAGACGATCTTTTGCTTAGCATAAAAGAGTACACACTTCGTCAAATTGAGTTTGAACGCCGCACCCTCAGTACACTCGAGAGCGTGCGTGCTGATGTCCGTGCGATTGACTCTTCCGGCGGACTTAGCCGTTTGGGCCGTGAGTCGCACCCTGCAGCTCGCCGGGCGAGTTTGGCTTCCAGCCAAGGCCCCAAGGGTGATGCGTGGAGCGGTGTCCCTCGGCGAGGTGATAGTTTGAATCGAAGCATTACTGGAAGTCTTATTGCTCCCTTACCCGAAGAGGATGCGGAAGTGAATGGCAGTGGGTCAAGAACGGGTATCGTCAGATCCCGAAGTGGAACAATTGAAGACGATGAGGATCGTGTTGATGCGAAAAATGCGGCAAGTCGTTTGGCGACAAGCACATTCTAA